The Argentina anserina chromosome 3, drPotAnse1.1, whole genome shotgun sequence genome includes a region encoding these proteins:
- the LOC126787684 gene encoding phytoene synthase 2, chloroplastic-like — MSSTLSLTPKPYIRESNGKLLPPKSMLTAIRAEVNTAPKRRSARTFPELSIQGISVGDLHVQEIVRRQSKTHNTANKGTSQKSQFDPSFLEEAYERCRNICAEYAKTFYLGTLLMTEERQKAIWAIYVWCRRTDELVDGPNSGHMNSEVLDRWEERLEDLFEGRPYDMLDAALTHTVLSFPLDIKPFRDMIEGMRMDTRKCRYQNFQELYLYCYYVAGTVGLMSVPVMGIAPDSLISAQSTYDAALYLGIGNQLTNILRDVGEDAARGRVYLPQDELAQFGLCDNDVFSRKVTDQWREFMKEQITRARFYFNLAEEGASQLDKDSRWPVWSSLLIYRNILDAIEENDYDNLTKRAYVGRAKKLLMLPLAYTKSLDTLV, encoded by the exons ATGAGTTCTACACTTTCACTTACACCAAAGCCTTACATAAGAGAGAGCAATGGAAAGCTCCTACCCCCAAAATCTATGCTTACAGCAATAAGAGCTGAAGTGAATACAGCTCCCAAGCGAAGAAGCGCGCGTACTTTTCCTGAACTATCAATTCAAGGCATTTCTGTTGGTGATTTGCATGTACAAGAAATTGTTCGGAGACAGTCCAAGACTCACAACACGGCCAACAAAGGTACTAGTCAAAAGTCACAGTTTGATCCAAGCTTTCTTGAAGAAGCGTATGAAAGGTGCAGGAACATCTGTGCGGAATATGCCAAGACATTCTATCTAG GCACTTTGCTAATGACAGAGGAGCGTCAAAAGGCCATATGGGCAATCTATG TTTGGTGTAGAAGAACAGATGAACTGGTTGATGGCCCCAATTCTGGGCACATGAACTCTGAAGTTCTTGATAGATGGGAAGAGAGACTAGAAGACCTTTTCGAAGGTCGGCCTTATGACATGCTTGATGCTGCATTGACTCACACTGTTCTCAGCTTCCCTTTGGACATCAAG CCTTTTAGGGACATGATCGAGGGGATGCGAATGGACACAAGAAAATGCCGATATCAGAATTTTCAAGAGCTTTATCTGTACTGCTATTATGTGGCTGGAACTGTTGGCCTCATGAGTGTTCCTGTAATGGGAATTGCACCAGATTCTCTGATTTCTGCTCAGAGTACATATGATGCTGCACTCTACTTGGGTATAGGGAATCAACTCACAAACATACTTAGAGATGTTGGAGAGGA TGCTGCTAGAGGTAGAGTTTATCTTCCCCAAGATGAGCTTGCACAATTTGGGTTATGCGATAACGATGTTTTTTCAAGGAAGGTTACTGATCAATGGAGAGAGTTCATGAAAGAACAGATTACCAGAGCAAGATTCTATTTCAACCTGGCAGAAGAAGGTGCTTCTCAACTTGACAAGGATAGCCGTTGGCCG GTCTGGTCATCTTTGCTGATATATCGAAACATATTGGACGCAATCGAGGAAAATGACTACGATAACCTGACAAAGAGAGCATATGTGGGAAGAGCAAAGAAACTTCTCATGTTGCCGTTGGCTTACACAAAGTCTCTTGATACACTAGTTTGA
- the LOC126787681 gene encoding probable polyamine transporter At3g13620, which translates to MESPPKSVPDLPITTTTPTAPTTPNPKKLTLIPLIFLIYFEVAGGPYGEEPAVQAAGPLLAILGFLIFPFIWSVPEALITAELSTTFPGNGGFVIWADRAFGPFWGSLMGTWKFLSGVINIAAFPVLCIDYMEKIIPALESGWPRYLAVCLSTLFLSFLNFTGLAIVGYAAVLLAVVSLSPFILMSLIALPKIKPHRWLSLGQEGVKKDWNLFFNTLFWNLNFWDNVSTLAGEVEKPQKTFPKALFVAVIFTCLAYLFPLIAVIGAVDVDQSRWESGFHAEAAEIIAGKWLKYWIEVGAVLSGIGLFEAQLSSSAYQVLGMADIGFLPRFFAVRSKRFDTPWVGILISTVITLGVSYMNFTDIISSANFLYSLGMLLEFASFIWLRRKMPTLKRPYRVPMKLPGLVIMCLIPSGFLIFVMAIATKTVYLVSAIMSVAGVGWYFLMRYCKSKKLFKFSANEIQDIEEE; encoded by the coding sequence ATGGAATCGCCACCCAAGTCAGTTCCAGACCTCCCGATCACCACCACTACACCCACTGCGCCCACCACTCCAAACCCAAAGAAGCTCACTCTCATCCCTCTCATTTTCCTCATCTACTTCGAAGTCGCCGGCGGCCCATATGGAGAAGAACCCGCTGTCCAAGCCGCCGGTCCCCTTCTCGCCATTCTCGGCTTCCTCATCTTCCCTTTCATCTGGAGTGTCCCCGAGGCTCTCATCACCGCCGAGCTCTCCACCACCTTTCCCGGCAACGGCGGCTTTGTCATCTGGGCCGACAGGGCTTTTGGACCTTTCTGGGGATCCCTAATGGGCACCTGGAAGTTCCTCAGCGGCGTCATCAACATTGCAGCGTTCCCAGTTTTGTGCATTGATTACATGGAGAAGATAATCCCTGCTCTTGAATCAGGGTGGCCTAGGTACCTTGCTGTGTGTCTTTCGACTCTGTTTCTGTCTTTTCTCAACTTCACTGGCTTGGCTATTGTGGGTTATGCTGCTGTGCTTCTTGCTGTTGTTTCGCTTTCGCCTTTTATATTGATGTCCTTGATTGCTTTACCTAAGATTAAACCACATAGGTGGTTGAGTTTGGGGCAGGAGGGTGTGAAGAAAGATTGGAACTTGTTCTTCAACACTCTGTTTTGGAACTTGAACTTTTGGGATAATGTTAGTACTTTGGCAGGAGAGGTAGAGAAGCCTCAGAAAACTTTCCCCAAGGCTCTTTTTGTGGCTGTGATATTCACTTGCTTGGCTTATTTGTTCCCTCTTATTGCTGTGATTGGAGCGGTGGATGTAGATCAAAGCAGATGGGAGTCGGGGTTTCATGCCGAGGCTGCTGAAATCATTGCCGGGAAGTGGTTGAAGTATTGGATTGAAGTTGGTGCTGTGTTGTCTGGAATTGGTCTTTTTGAAGCTCAATTAAGCAGCAGTGCTTACCAAGTTCTTGGTATGGCAGATATTGGGTTTTTGCCTAGGTTTTTCGCTGTTCGATCCAAGAGGTTTGATACCCCATGGGTTGGGATTTTGATCTCCACAGTGATCACTCTTGGAGTTTCCTACATGAACTTTACAGATATAATTTCATCTGCAAATTTCTTGTACAGTTTGGGAATGTTATTGGAGTTTGCATCTTTCATCTGGTTGAGGAGGAAGATGCCAACATTGAAGAGGCCATATCGAGTACCCATGAAGCTGCCAGGTTTGGTGATCATGTGTTTGATTCCATCTgggtttttgatttttgtgaTGGCTATTGCTACCAAGACTGTGTATTTGGTTAGTGCTATAATGAGCGTGGCTGGAGTTGGATGGTACTTTTTGATGAGATATTGCAAGTCAAAGAAGTTGTTCAAGTTCAGTGCTAATGAAATTCAAGATATTGAAGAAGAATGA
- the LOC126787585 gene encoding uncharacterized protein LOC126787585 — translation MEEPLTTLNLIDKISGECCPSYASGSSNMDPLEHRRLLCLAASTFTLDQSWWKPLASTTKKRKGKELVPAEEESAAPNKHPKRRKLAVRDHQNHREQKKRKCLVIKDNDNESCLGLTLGVSAASTTRPAHDDQLKELRENRVAEHADDDKSLLRLTVETSDAQHCHDQRPVVRRSDPVMFNIKKKLTMSDIGNLCRLLVPKEMVQSHILPYLDEDMVHRTTTEAGLEVTVFDEDRQREYELTLKYMNSMRSYVLNKNWAHDFVKLLKLHKDDEVGLYLDGTTPSPKPKFHFSVLLKTPSADDKAPALQQE, via the coding sequence ATGGAAGAACCCTTGACAACCCTCAATCTCATCGATAAGATATCCGGTGAATGTTGCCCATCATATGCTAGTGGTAGCAGTAATATGGATCCATTGGAACACCGCCGACTACTTTGCCTTGCAGCTTCTACTTTCACTTTAGATCAATCTTGGTGGAAGCCACTGGCCTCCACcacaaagaagagaaaaggaaaagaactAGTACCGGCAGAGGAAGAGTCAGCAGCACCTAACAAACATCCCAAACGTCGAAAACTAGCAGTGAGAGACCATCAGAATCACAGAGAGCAGAAGAAAAGGAAGTGCTTGGTAATAAAAGATAATGACAACGAGAGCTGTCTTGGTCTTACTTTGGGGGTTTCTGCAGCGTCAACCACCCGGCCGGCTCATGATGATCAGTTGAAGGAGTTGAGGGAAAACCGAGTAGCTGAACATGCCGATGACGACAAAAGCCTTCTTAGACTTACTGTTGAGACTAGTGATGCTCAACATTGTCATGATCAAAGGCCGGTGGTCCGGCGCAGTGATCCGGTCATGTTCAACATCAAGAAGAAGTTAACGATGAGCGACATCGGTAACCTCTGCAGGCTGTTGGTGCCAAAAGAGATGGTGCAAAGCCATATTCTGCCTTATTTGGATGAAGACATGGTACACAGGACGACGACTGAGGCGGGTCTGGAAGTTACTGTGTTCGATGAAGATCGTCAAAGGGAGTATGAGTTGACATTAAAGTACATGAATTCGATGAGGTCATATGTTTTGAATAAGAACTGGGCGCATGACTTTGTGAAGTTGTTAAAGCTCCACAAGGATGATGAGGTCGGACTTTACTTGGATGGTACGACTCCATCTCCCAAACCCAAGTTCCACTTTTCAGTACTCTTGAAAACACCCTCAGCTGATGATAAAGCTCCAGCTCTTCAACAAGAATAG
- the LOC126787683 gene encoding uncharacterized protein LOC126787683, translating to MESISLRHVISATQQTNLRRTRVNPEKPFHSKRFHLHNPTARFQIHSRLSEFRDYAKPSRLFQATEVNICTDISVEKSFLSLQDYETQALYKVKLGTSNVYGSGLSDVTAGILLCMIDENGDSILQRIPSNLRLDDSKEVAEEIIQFQRGSFDEFTFKGPKLKNIEAVWISLESGQWRLGSVNLTVIYGNDISLEESQEIDGEKPQYVGFDYNFQAEDILLGERSDSSMVELRPCLITKLYGVDPFTMLTKTLPESSISVSQGISNEETMREYADLKFSLLLYDAILVLFGTSVASFSVGENAGSAFLTGGIGGFLYLLLLQRSVDGLPAPESFSVDSESTNQMFGGTKGPLLGLALAFGLALFTVKYSSGDVPMVFTPKEVLAGMVGFLACKVAVVLAAIKPMTIDVNIKE from the exons ATGGAGTCCATTTCTTTAAGGCATGTAATCTCTGCAACACAACAGACCAATCTCAGGAGAACAAGAGTGAACCCAGAAAAGCCTTTTCACTCCAAAAGGTTTCACCTTCACAACCCAACTGCCCGTTTTCAAATCCATTCCAGACTCTCTGAATTTCGAG ACTATGCAAAGCCTTCACGACTATTTCAAGCCACCGAAGTGAATATATGCACAGATATCTCAGTGGAGAAAAGCTTCTTGTCGTTACAGGATTATGAAACTCAGGCTTTGTATAAGGTCAAGCTAGGTACTAGTAATGTTTATGGTTCAGGTCTCTCTGACGTTACTGCTGGAATCCTCTTGTGCATGATAGACGAAAATGGTGACTCCATACTACAGAGGATACCCTCAAATTTGAGACTAGATGACTCTAAAGAGGTAGCGGAGGAGATAATTCAGTTTCAAAGAGGTTCTTTTGATGAGTTCACTTTTAAGGGACCTAAACTCAAAAATATTGAAGCTGTTTGGATCAGTCTTGAATCAG GCCAATGGAGGTTAGGAAGTGTGAACTTGACTGTTATTTATGGGAATGATATCTCTTTGGAGGAAAGTCAGGAAATAGATGGAGAGAAACCTCAGTATGTTGGTTTCGATTACAACTTCCAAGCAGAGGACATCTTGCTCGGAGAGAGAAGTGACAGCTCCATGGTGGAACTTAGACCTTGCCTTATTACCAAGCTATATGGGGTTGACCCCTTCACCATGTTGACTAAAACCCTCCCTGAATCAAGTATATCTGTGAGCCAAGGCATATCAAATGAGGAAACTATGAGAGAATACGCGGATTTGAAGTTCTCTTTGCTACTTTATGATGCCATACTGGTCTTATTTGGTACATCAGTTGCATCCTTTTCAGTCGGGGAAAACGCTGGTTCAGCATTTTTAACAGGTGGGATTGGGGGCTTCTTATATCTTCTTCTACTGCAAAGGTCAGTTGATGGATTACCTGCTCCGGAATCATTTTCTGTGGACAGTGAAAGTACCAATCAAATGTTTGGAGGAACAAAGGGGCCACTACTTGGCCTAGCATTGGCTTTTGGTCTTGCTCTATTTACAGTGAAGTATAGCTCTGGGGATGTCCCAATGGTTTTCACACCAAAAGAAGTCTTGGCTGGAATGGTTGGATTCCTTGCATGTAAAGTTGCTGTGGTTTTGGCAGCAATTAAGCCCATGACAATAGACGTAAACATAAAAGAGTGA
- the LOC126787687 gene encoding serine/threonine-protein phosphatase PP2A catalytic subunit, whose amino-acid sequence MDSVPSNSHGNLDEQIAQLMQCKPLSEQEVRGLCEKAKEILMEESNVQPVKSPVTICGDIHGQFHDLAELFRIGGKCPDTNYLFMGDYVDRGYYSVETVTLLVALKVRYSQRITILRGNHESRQITQVYGFYDECLRKYGNANVWKTFTDLFDYFPLTALVESEIFCLHGGLSPSIETLDNIRNFDRVQEVPHEGPMCDLLWSDPDDRCGWGISPRGAGYTFGQDISEQFNHTNNLKLIARAHQLVMEGYNWGHEQKVVTIFSAPNYCYRCGNMASILEVDDCKGHTFIQFEPAPRRGEPDVTRRTPDYFL is encoded by the exons ATGGATTCGGTACCTTCCAACTCCCATGGCAACCTCGACGAGCAGATTGCTCAGCTCATGCAGTGCAAGCCTCTATCCGAACAAGAG GTAAGGGGGCTCTGTGAGAAGGCTAAGGAGATATtgatggaggaaagcaatgttCAG CCTGTGAAAAGCCCAGTAACTATCTGTGGTGACATTCATGGACAATTTCATGATCTTGCCGAGCTTTTCCGTATTGGAGGAAAG TGTCCAGATACCAATTATTTGTTTATGGGAGATTATGTGGATCGTGGCTATTATTCCGTTGAAACTGTAACA CTTTTAGTGGCCTTGAAGGTTCGTTATTCTCAACGTATTACTATCCTACGAGGGAATCATGAAAGTCGTCAG ATTACTCAAGTTTATGGTTTTTATGACGAGTGCTTACGGAA GTATGGCAACGCCAATGTTTGGAAGACCTTTACTGATTTATTTGACTACTTTCCGCTGACAGCTCTG GTTGAATCTGAAATCTTCTGCTTGCACGGTGGACTGTCTCCATCAATTGAGACCCTGGATAACATTCGTAATTTTGACCGTGTTCAAGAGGTTCCTCATGAAGGTCCCATGTGTGATCTTCTTTGGTCTGACCCGGATGATCGCTGCGGCTGGGGTATATCTCCCAGAGGTGCTGGATATACTTTTGGCCAG GACATATCCGAGCAGTTCAATCACACCAATAACCTAAAGTTGATTGCTAGAGCCCACCAGCTGGTCATGGAAGGTTATAACTGGGGTCAT GAACAAAAGGTTGTGACCATATTCAGTGCACCCAACTACTGTTACCGCTGTGGAAATATGGCATCAATCCTGGAAGTTGATGACTGCAAAGGTCACACATTCATTCAG TTTGAGCCAGCTCCAAGGAGGGGAGAACCAGATGTTACCCGGAGAACACCTGATTATTTCCTATAA